From the Sphingobacteruim zhuxiongii genome, the window ATCAAGGACAATGGAAAATTGACGAGGTTAACTCCGTTTACCCTAGATAATTAAAAAAAGACCATAACAGAAAAGGCCAAGCATTATTGCTTGGCCTTTTTTAATTAATATCTATCTGTAGAAATGCAAGCTTGTATGGAGGTCCTTCATCTGCTAAGCTAGCCTGTCAAGGTCAAGTCCGAAGGAAAGAAACCGGCCTCCTACTCTCGGTAAACTACCTCTGGCATTTTCACCGAATCCTTTCTTGCTTTTACCGAATAATCCCCCTTTTCGACCTAATCAGCATAGGTCTTCATGCCATATCCCCCTACCTTTGAAGTATCAAATAAGAAATAACAAACAGAACAATTAAACATTATAACATATTAAAGACATGAAAAATCTAACTAAAACCTTCGCAATCGCAGCATTATTATTCGTTTCATCTGTAAACGTATTTGCAACAGAAATTAAAGACGACAAGAAAATTTTAAACAAAGCCGTAGCTGAAAACGTAGTCGATGAATACATCAACAGTACCGTAAAAGGTAATACCTTATTTATCGATGAGATCTTCGACAATGACTTCACACATAAAGTAAATGCTGGTAATAGACAACAAGCAGTTAAAAAAGCAGCTTACCTTAAATTCTTAAAAGAGAATAAAGGAAGCGAGTACAACTGCGATGTTAACTATGAATTCGTAGAGAAGAATGCAAACTACAGCTTAGCGCGCGTAACGCTAGACTTCGGGAAATTTAAAAGAGTTGACTATGTATCCATGCATATGGATCAAGGACAATGGAAAATTGACGAGGTTAACTCCGTTTACCCTAGATAATTAAAAAAAGACCATAACAGAAAAGGCCAAGCATTATTGCTTGGCCTTTTTTAATTAATATCTATCCCAAAAGAAAGGTGGCTCCACGCCTAACGCGCGAAGATAAACAAAGCCTTGCGCACGATGATGAATCTCGTTATCGACAAAATAAAGTAAATTCTGATAGACTGGAAATTCATATTCCCCAAAAAGATTAAAGGTTTCATGAAACTGCTCATCAGGAATGCGATTAAAAAGCTCGTTGATTTGAACAGTCTGCCTGTCCCATTCTGCAAGCAAATCTGCCTTAGTCTTCAAGTCAGGTAATTCATGTGAATAACCTTCTATTTTTTTATGTACGATACCATCAAGTCCCGGTGCTGCAATACTTAATAGCTCTTTTATTAAATCACCGAAAACGCGCATTCCACCAATAGAGAATGTAAAGATTTCATTTTCGGGAAAAGCCTCGATTGTCTTCCTTGTCAATGTACGATGTTCTTGCCAATGATTCAAAAACTCGTCTCTGCTGATAATTACATTTGTGCTCATAGTATATAGTATTGATTAATGATATACCAAAATTACAAGCATCGATGACAACCTTATGTCAACAGATTTTGGCGACTATAATATTCTTCCTATCGGATATAGTTTAAAACTATTTTCATAAAATGGACTTCGTTCATACAACCATTCCAATTGCTTCTGTGCGCTATCATTTAATTGTTTATCCTTTTGCTTTGCTGCAATAAAATCCTTCTTCAAGGCTTGATCCTTTTCTAGCATTTCGGATGCATAGTCCTCAAAAATATAAGCAGAGAAGTACTCCTTCTGCGAAAGAATCGCATCAAAGAAATTCCAATTAAAGAATGAATCGGAAGCTTGCGGCTCCAAAGTTTCAATCAAATAACGAACGGCAGTTTGATTGGTGGATACTAACCAATCACCCTCAAAATATGCTTGTTTCATTTTAATCGTTTCAACTTGAACGTCTGCGTGCGGATAATGTCCTTCATAGGGCTTATTTGAAGTCTTGTAATCAACGATACGATACATTTGAACATCCAATACTGTATCGCTCTTTAAGGGCGTCATTTCAACGCGATTTGCCCGCAACAACTGTACAACCTTATCATAAGCCTGCGGAATAATATAGGCCTTCGGCTTTTGGATTTTCAAAGTGGGTATATAACTGCTATAATACGGTATTGTCTTCGCATACGGTTTCGAGCGATCGTAATATAGTCGATTCTCCGCGGTAATTTTACTTGTTTTATGACCAGCTTCATAACCTAGGAAAGGAATCTGCTCGACTTTATTTGTATCAAGTGTCCATCCGATGGTAAAGGACTGTTGATGAAGAAGCTCCTGCTTGATCTCATTTCGCAGCTTTACAAGCTTCCCAGCCTCGACAATAGTATTTTCATACAACAGTTCCATCAATGCATAAGTTGAAGCTACGCGCTCCTTATAAGGCTTCCACATATGCGTTTCCGGCATATATCCAATACTATGGTGCAAAGCCGCATATCCTGTTGAATATCTGGGGCCATCGAGAAAGGAAACTAATCCAGTTTCGGGAGTCTCCCCTTTTGAGTCAACGTAGGGAATCATGGGAAAGCCGCGTTTTTCCATTTTCTGATAAAGCCGCTCTGTAAAGTTATGCTGCATATATTTAC encodes:
- a CDS encoding nuclear transport factor 2 family protein is translated as MKNLTKTFAIAALLFVSSVNVFATEIKDDKKILNKAVAENVVDEYINSTVKGNTLFIDEIFDNDFTHKVNAGNRQQAVKKAAYLKFLKENKGSEYNCDVNYEFVEKNANYSLARVTLDFGKFKRVDYVSMHMDQGQWKIDEVNSVYPR
- a CDS encoding DinB family protein — its product is MSTNVIISRDEFLNHWQEHRTLTRKTIEAFPENEIFTFSIGGMRVFGDLIKELLSIAAPGLDGIVHKKIEGYSHELPDLKTKADLLAEWDRQTVQINELFNRIPDEQFHETFNLFGEYEFPVYQNLLYFVDNEIHHRAQGFVYLRALGVEPPFFWDRY
- a CDS encoding M14 family zinc carboxypeptidase, which gives rise to MKKVFCLISICSIMVFSNLYGQQIPFESDPNSNRTVTYDELQHFYTELLKDQKSAKLIDLGKTDVGKPLQLIVLSKDGDFDPNSIKAKGKAVLFMNNGIHPGEPEGIDASMMFVRDILNGNKLSDDVVICIIPVYNIAGMLNRGTTRANQNGPEAYGFRGSRQHYDLNRDFIKADTRNAMLFNEVFSTWDPDVFFDTHTSNGADYQHIMTLIATHPDKLHPKLSKYMQHNFTERLYQKMEKRGFPMIPYVDSKGETPETGLVSFLDGPRYSTGYAALHHSIGYMPETHMWKPYKERVASTYALMELLYENTIVEAGKLVKLRNEIKQELLHQQSFTIGWTLDTNKVEQIPFLGYEAGHKTSKITAENRLYYDRSKPYAKTIPYYSSYIPTLKIQKPKAYIIPQAYDKVVQLLRANRVEMTPLKSDTVLDVQMYRIVDYKTSNKPYEGHYPHADVQVETIKMKQAYFEGDWLVSTNQTAVRYLIETLEPQASDSFFNWNFFDAILSQKEYFSAYIFEDYASEMLEKDQALKKDFIAAKQKDKQLNDSAQKQLEWLYERSPFYENSFKLYPIGRIL